In Methanocaldococcus lauensis, a single genomic region encodes these proteins:
- a CDS encoding roadblock/LC7 domain-containing protein has protein sequence MIDRVLVELNKTEGIKGSMVVGKDGLVIASQLPGNVDAELVGAMASAAFGASERTISEIGMGNLEQAMVEGEHGKILMIDAGEGILVVLTDAKVNLGLIRINMKRAAEKIKAMI, from the coding sequence ATGATAGATAGAGTATTAGTAGAATTAAATAAGACAGAAGGGATTAAAGGTTCAATGGTTGTAGGAAAAGATGGTTTAGTTATAGCCTCACAATTGCCAGGAAATGTCGATGCTGAACTTGTAGGGGCTATGGCATCTGCGGCATTTGGGGCTTCTGAAAGAACAATATCAGAAATAGGGATGGGTAATTTAGAGCAGGCAATGGTTGAAGGAGAGCATGGAAAAATTTTAATGATTGATGCAGGAGAGGGGATTTTAGTCGTTTTAACAGATGCAAAAGTTAATTTAGGTTTAATTAGAATTAACATGAAAAGAGCCGCTGAAAAGATAAAGGCTATGATTTAA
- a CDS encoding PLP-dependent aminotransferase family protein, giving the protein MILRHRRPNLYGLMKKEGDKEEVEIIINELLNNDYKIIFLPSGSSAVFLSMWIAKSYSNELLIPDMGGWYGFLKFPKILDIKTKEIKTNLGIIDIKNLEEVNNKSSIILTSLAGYLAPQPLKDIKKVCEEKEILFIEDISGKIGGDCGYGDIIVCSTGSPKILNCEYGGFLGISYEVEEKLKDILNEIKLIYRTYKTINYFGLLKEELLNAKKTYKKYVEVNKIIKKNLKNAYFKEYEGISTFIECENPKAISKEINSLIKLDNRKSITTICPNYDRILKKGIVFETKKIEISELNSETIYEIVDILNSILDKIKS; this is encoded by the coding sequence ATGATATTAAGGCATAGACGACCAAATTTATATGGACTAATGAAAAAAGAAGGAGATAAAGAAGAAGTTGAGATAATTATAAATGAACTTTTAAATAATGACTATAAAATAATATTTCTACCCTCTGGAAGTTCAGCAGTATTTCTATCAATGTGGATAGCAAAATCTTATAGTAACGAACTTTTGATTCCAGATATGGGAGGATGGTATGGATTTTTAAAATTTCCAAAAATTTTAGATATTAAAACTAAAGAAATAAAAACTAATTTAGGAATTATAGATATAAAAAATTTAGAAGAAGTAAATAATAAATCATCAATAATTTTAACATCTTTAGCAGGTTATTTAGCCCCTCAACCATTGAAAGACATAAAAAAAGTATGTGAAGAAAAAGAAATTCTATTTATTGAAGATATATCTGGCAAAATTGGAGGAGATTGTGGCTATGGAGATATAATTGTATGCTCAACAGGTAGTCCAAAAATATTGAACTGTGAGTATGGTGGATTTTTAGGAATAAGTTATGAAGTTGAGGAAAAATTAAAAGATATTTTAAATGAAATTAAATTAATCTATAGAACATATAAAACTATAAACTATTTTGGTCTTTTAAAAGAAGAATTATTAAATGCTAAAAAAACTTATAAAAAGTATGTTGAAGTTAATAAAATAATTAAAAAAAATCTTAAGAATGCTTATTTTAAAGAATACGAAGGAATTTCTACATTTATTGAATGTGAAAATCCAAAAGCTATTTCTAAGGAAATTAACAGCCTAATAAAATTAGATAATAGGAAGTCAATAACAACTATATGCCCAAATTATGACAGAATTTTAAAAAAAGGAATAGTATTTGAAACAAAAAAAATTGAAATTTCAGAGTTAAACAGTGAAACTATATATGAAATTGTTGATATATTAAATTCTATTTTAGATAAGATTAAATCATAG
- a CDS encoding H(2)-dependent methylenetetrahydromethanopterin dehydrogenase-related protein, giving the protein MKVSVYGAGNQKLYIEQLNLPEKFGGEPPYGGSRMAMEFAEAGHDVVLAEPNKNIMSDDLWKKVEDAGVKVVTDDIEAAKHGEVHILFTPFGKITFNIVKNIIEHVPKNAVICNTCTVSPIVLYLSLERELRFNRKDVGISSMHPASVPGTPQHKHYVISSKTLDGEELATDEQINKLVELTKSVNKKPYVVPADVSSVVADMGSLVTAVALGGVLDYYTVGRKIINAPKKMIEHQVIMTLQCMSSIVETSGIEGLLKALNPELLINSAISMKLCDEQKDLDIALEILRNLGESLRKESENAEIKPTTLVAAQSLVKELKTLMGEKASEGAIKRSRKRLFEY; this is encoded by the coding sequence AATGGCGATGGAATTTGCTGAGGCAGGACATGATGTAGTTTTAGCAGAACCAAATAAAAATATAATGAGTGACGATTTATGGAAAAAGGTTGAAGATGCAGGAGTTAAAGTTGTTACTGATGATATAGAAGCGGCAAAGCATGGAGAAGTCCATATTTTATTCACTCCATTCGGTAAAATAACTTTTAATATTGTTAAGAATATAATTGAACATGTCCCTAAAAATGCTGTTATATGTAATACTTGCACTGTTTCACCAATAGTTTTATATCTATCATTAGAACGAGAATTAAGATTTAATAGAAAGGATGTAGGAATTAGTTCAATGCACCCTGCAAGTGTTCCAGGGACTCCTCAACATAAACATTATGTAATTAGTAGTAAGACTCTTGATGGCGAAGAATTAGCAACCGATGAACAAATAAATAAACTTGTAGAACTTACTAAGAGTGTTAATAAAAAACCTTATGTAGTTCCTGCAGATGTATCTTCAGTTGTAGCAGATATGGGTTCATTAGTTACTGCTGTAGCTTTAGGGGGTGTATTAGATTACTATACTGTTGGTAGAAAAATTATAAATGCCCCTAAGAAAATGATAGAACATCAAGTAATTATGACATTACAATGTATGTCGTCAATCGTTGAAACTTCAGGAATTGAAGGTCTATTAAAAGCATTAAATCCAGAATTATTGATAAATAGTGCTATATCAATGAAATTGTGTGACGAACAGAAGGATTTAGATATAGCTTTAGAAATACTTAGAAACTTAGGTGAATCATTAAGAAAAGAAAGTGAAAATGCTGAAATAAAGCCTACAACTCTTGTAGCAGCACAGTCTTTAGTTAAAGAATTAAAAACATTAATGGGAGAAAAAGCTTCTGAAGGAGCAATAAAAAGAAGTAGAAAAAGACTATTTGAATATTAA
- a CDS encoding class I SAM-dependent rRNA methyltransferase — translation MIKLEIDKRAYNSITKNFSKLVYTKAIKNLEDLPKKEEIVTLTYNGKFVAKALYNPKSVILKVLTTENEDIDYNFFYKRILKAKIYREEILNYKDTYRWIYAEGDNLPTIIFDKYNNIGAMQLMSKLIEKEYLKDIIDILFELSDLETVYVKRGKKGEKIKDKIFGEKKKYETIIKEGEAKFKVNLKGHKTGFFLDQRENRLAIEKFVKEGDRVLDVCCYTGGFSVHCAIKGAEVVGVDLSKKALKVAEENMELNNIPKEKYTFIEGNAFKVLEEFIEDGEKFDIVILDPPAFTQTEKDIKNALRAYSTLNYLGINLCKRIFVTCSCSHHIDRELFKRTVISSAFRAKKELIMIDYKGQSPDHPISIGNKNLEYLKCIFFYVNQYGEIK, via the coding sequence ATGATTAAATTAGAAATTGACAAAAGGGCATACAACTCTATAACAAAAAATTTTTCAAAATTGGTATATACTAAGGCAATAAAAAATTTGGAAGATTTGCCTAAAAAGGAAGAAATTGTTACTCTAACATATAATGGAAAATTTGTTGCCAAGGCATTATATAATCCAAAATCAGTAATATTAAAAGTTTTAACTACTGAAAATGAGGATATTGATTACAATTTTTTTTATAAAAGAATATTAAAGGCAAAAATTTATAGAGAGGAAATTTTAAATTACAAAGATACTTACAGATGGATTTACGCTGAAGGAGATAATTTACCAACAATAATATTTGACAAATATAATAATATAGGGGCTATGCAGTTAATGTCAAAACTTATTGAGAAGGAGTATTTAAAGGATATTATTGACATTTTATTTGAATTATCTGACTTAGAAACAGTATATGTGAAAAGAGGAAAAAAAGGAGAAAAAATTAAAGATAAAATTTTTGGAGAAAAGAAAAAATATGAAACTATTATTAAAGAAGGGGAGGCAAAATTTAAAGTGAATTTAAAAGGGCATAAAACAGGTTTTTTCTTAGACCAAAGAGAGAATAGATTGGCTATAGAGAAATTTGTAAAAGAGGGGGATAGGGTTTTAGATGTCTGTTGCTATACTGGAGGATTTTCAGTCCATTGTGCTATTAAAGGAGCAGAGGTTGTAGGAGTAGATTTATCTAAAAAGGCGTTAAAAGTTGCTGAGGAAAATATGGAATTAAATAATATTCCTAAGGAGAAATACACTTTTATAGAAGGAAATGCATTTAAAGTTTTAGAGGAGTTTATAGAGGATGGAGAGAAATTTGATATTGTTATTTTAGACCCTCCCGCATTTACACAAACTGAAAAAGATATAAAAAATGCTTTAAGGGCTTATTCAACATTAAACTACTTAGGAATAAATCTGTGTAAAAGAATATTTGTTACCTGTTCATGTTCTCATCACATAGACAGAGAGTTGTTTAAAAGAACAGTTATATCATCTGCATTTAGAGCAAAAAAGGAATTAATAATGATTGATTATAAAGGACAATCTCCAGACCATCCAATATCAATAGGAAACAAAAATCTTGAGTATTTAAAATGTATATTTTTTTATGTTAATCAATATGGTGAGATAAAATGA